A section of the Castanea sativa cultivar Marrone di Chiusa Pesio chromosome 12, ASM4071231v1 genome encodes:
- the LOC142619533 gene encoding TOM1-like protein 3 produces the protein MATGNAAAWAEKATSDMLIGPDWAINIELCDIINTDPGQTKDALKILKKRLGSKNPKIQLLALFALETVSKNCGENVFQQISDRDILHEMVKIVKKKPELNVREKILLLINAWQEALPRIKYPQYHAAYNEILSAGIDFPPRDVNSVPLFTPPQTQPVVPPELAYDDAAIQASLQSDASDLSLSEIQNARGISDVLNDMLGALDPHNPEGVKQEVIVDLADQCRSYQKRVMLLVNHTVDEDLLCQGLALNDNLQRVLRRHDDIANGTLTVGVRETDTPVVSLVSVNHEDDESEDDFAQLAHRKPAYTKTEPVRVSPVLPPPPSSKKPVATDSGTIDYLSGDVYKSEGSFETSKPTSFAVPIHSDRNSTQPLTPTRSSSAPPEDINPTASMPMFTEQPVYDEQVRTSKSADPMPPAPWDTQSVNLPPPPSKHNQRQQFFEQQVYSGGASYSSSGSGSSSSYDSLVGQTQNLNINTSTPPKEAKPEDALFKDLVDFAKSKSSLSSSSSSSSKPNRSF, from the exons GCAAACGAAGGACGCCTTGAAGATACTCAAGAAGCGCTTAGGCAGTAAAAATCCTAAAATACAACTTCTGGCTCTCTTT GCATTGGAGACTGTCAGCAAAAACTGTGGAGAGAATGTATTTCAGCAGATCAGTGACCGTGATATCTTACACGAAATGGTTAAGATAGTAAAGAAGAAG CCAGAATTAAACGTGAGGGAAAAGATACTTCTTTTGATAAATGCATGGCAAGAAGCTTTACCAAGGATAAAGTATCCCCAGTACCATGCAGCATATAATGAAATATTG TCTGCTGGAATTGACTTTCCACCACGAGATGTGAACAGTGTTCCATTATTTACTCCACCACAGACCCAGCCTGTAGTTCCTCCTGAGTTAGCATATGATGATGCTGCTATACAGGCCTCTCTACAGTCTGATGCTTCTGACCTCAG CTTGTCAGAGATTCAAAATGCTCGGGGAATATCTGATGTATTAAATGATATGCTGGGTGCCTTGGATCCTCATAATCCTGAg GGTGTGAAGCAAGAAGTGATTGTTGACCTTGCTGACCAGTGCCGTTCTTACCAAAAGCGTGTCATGCTTCTTGTGAATCATACTGT AGATGAGGACCTTCTTTGTCAGGGATTGGCATTGAATGATAATTTGCAGCGTGTGCTTCGCCGACATGATGACATTGCAAATGGAACCCTTACGGTAGGAGTAAGAGAAACTGATACACCAGTTGTGTCTCTTGTGAGTGTGAACCATGAGGATGATGAATCAGAGGATGATTTCGCCCAGCTGGCTCATAG GAAACCGGCCTACACAAAGACTGAACCGGTGCGTGTCAGTCCAGTTCTTCCTCCTCCACCCTCATCAAAGAAACCAGTTGCCACAGATTCAGGCACGATTGATTATCTCAGTGGTGATGTCTACAAGTCTGAAGGATCCTTTGAAACATCAAAACCAACATCATTTGCAGTTCCAATTCATTCTGACAGGAATTCCACCCAACCATTGACTCCAACACGCTCTTCCTCTGCCCCTCCTGAAGACATTAATCCCACTGCATCTATGCCTATGTTCACTGAACAGCCTGTGTATGATGAACAAGTTCGCACAAGCAAATCTGCAGACCCGATGCCTCCAGCTCCTTGGGATACTCAATCTGTTAACCTTCCACCCCCACCTTCCAAGCATAATCAGAGACAACAATTTTTCGAGCAACAAGTTTATTCAGGTGGTGCATCTTATTCAAGTAGCGGATCTGGTTCCAGTTCCTCTTACGACAGCTTAGTGGGACAGACTCAGAATCTCAATATTAATACATCTACCCCACCCAAAGAAGCAAAACCAGAAGATGCCCTGTTCAAAGATCTGGTTGATTTTGCTAAATCCAAATCttcattatcttcttcttcttcttcttcttccaaaccCAATCGGTCATTTTGA